From a region of the Flavobacterium sediminilitoris genome:
- a CDS encoding glycosyltransferase family 9 protein: protein MSKPKHILVIRLSAMGDVAMTVPVLRAFSIQYPEIKITVISRPFFEPFFRDISNIDFFAVDLNKRHKGFFGLLRLFKDLNKLKIDFVADLHNVLRSKIIRILFLFFGKKVAATDKGRKAKKELTRLENKVFKPVKSMFERHVDTFNKLGFSVDLIHPVFPEKAILSEAILKAIPFSKEIKIIGIAPFAQYENKVYSLDLMQKVIDDLAMKSTYSIYLFGGGKKEIELLNQLQNNHENVVVLAGKLKLNQELDIISNLDVMLSMDSGNAHIAAMLGIKVITLWGATHPYAGFKPFNQPSDYCITADREQFPLLPTSVYGNKKVEGYEDAMRTILPETVVAKIESIIT, encoded by the coding sequence ATGTCTAAACCAAAGCATATTTTAGTAATAAGGCTCTCAGCCATGGGTGATGTCGCAATGACAGTTCCTGTGTTGAGAGCTTTTTCTATACAATATCCTGAAATTAAAATTACAGTAATTTCAAGACCTTTTTTTGAACCTTTTTTTAGAGATATTTCTAATATTGATTTCTTTGCAGTTGATTTAAATAAAAGACACAAAGGGTTTTTTGGTTTATTGAGATTATTTAAAGATTTAAACAAACTAAAAATCGATTTTGTTGCTGATTTGCATAATGTATTACGTTCCAAAATCATTCGAATCTTATTTTTATTTTTTGGAAAAAAAGTAGCAGCAACTGACAAAGGCAGGAAAGCAAAAAAAGAACTAACAAGACTTGAAAACAAGGTTTTTAAACCAGTGAAATCTATGTTTGAACGTCATGTTGATACATTTAACAAATTAGGTTTCTCAGTCGATTTAATTCATCCTGTTTTTCCAGAAAAAGCAATTTTATCAGAAGCAATTTTGAAAGCGATTCCTTTTTCAAAGGAAATAAAAATAATTGGAATTGCTCCTTTTGCTCAATATGAAAATAAGGTATATTCTTTAGATTTAATGCAAAAAGTAATTGATGATTTGGCTATGAAATCCACTTATTCAATTTATCTCTTTGGAGGTGGAAAAAAAGAAATAGAATTACTAAATCAATTACAAAACAATCATGAAAATGTTGTTGTTTTAGCGGGTAAATTAAAATTAAATCAAGAATTAGATATAATATCAAATTTAGATGTGATGTTATCAATGGATTCTGGAAACGCACATATTGCAGCTATGTTAGGAATAAAAGTAATTACACTTTGGGGAGCAACACATCCTTATGCTGGTTTTAAACCTTTTAACCAGCCTAGTGATTATTGTATTACTGCTGACAGAGAACAATTCCCTTTATTACCTACTTCAGTTTATGGAAATAAAAAAGTAGAAGGATACGAAGATGCTATGCGAACTATTTTACCTGAAACAGTAGTTGCAAAAATTGAAAGTATTATTACTTAG
- a CDS encoding lysophospholipid acyltransferase family protein, translated as MKILKYAFWIIWRIWFYLLVIIPILILFPILFLTILSEKTYPQFFFLARFWAKIILYGMGFYHKIEFEQKLEKGKSYMLVANHTSMTDIMLMLLVVKNNPFVFVGKKELAKIPVFGFFFKRVCIMVDRSSSKSRFKVFELAQKRLHQGLSICIFPEGGVPDDESIVLDEFKDGAFRLAIEHQIPIVPMTFVDNKKRFPFRFFSGSTGRMRVKVHSFIETNGLTLENRQETKKKTRAIILEELESYSK; from the coding sequence ATGAAAATACTAAAATATGCTTTTTGGATAATCTGGAGAATTTGGTTTTACCTTTTAGTAATTATTCCTATTCTTATCTTATTTCCAATATTATTCCTTACTATTCTTAGTGAAAAAACGTATCCTCAGTTCTTTTTTTTAGCACGATTTTGGGCGAAAATTATTTTGTATGGAATGGGGTTTTATCACAAAATAGAGTTTGAACAAAAACTAGAAAAAGGGAAAAGTTATATGTTAGTTGCCAATCATACTTCGATGACTGACATTATGTTAATGCTTTTGGTTGTAAAAAACAATCCGTTTGTTTTTGTTGGGAAAAAAGAATTAGCTAAAATTCCTGTTTTTGGTTTCTTTTTTAAGCGAGTTTGTATCATGGTTGATAGAAGCAGTAGCAAAAGTAGATTTAAAGTATTTGAGTTGGCTCAAAAACGATTACACCAAGGTTTAAGTATTTGTATTTTTCCAGAAGGTGGAGTTCCTGATGATGAAAGTATTGTTTTAGACGAATTTAAAGATGGTGCTTTTCGTTTAGCAATAGAACATCAAATTCCTATTGTTCCAATGACTTTTGTAGATAACAAAAAACGTTTTCCATTTCGTTTTTTTAGTGGGTCAACTGGAAGGATGCGTGTAAAAGTGCACTCTTTTATTGAAACTAATGGATTAACTCTTGAAAACCGACAAGAAACAAAGAAAAAAACAAGAGCAATTATTTTGGAAGAGCTTGAATCTTATTCTAAGTAA
- the trpS gene encoding tryptophan--tRNA ligase — protein sequence MSKILTGIQSTGTPHLGNLLGAILPAIEMANNPTNESFLFIADLHSITQIKDGKTLRANTYSVAATWLACGLDVNKVVFYRQSDVPQTTELAWYLSCFFPYQRLKLAHSFKDKADRLEDVNAGLFTYPMLMAADILLYDAELVPVGKDQEQHLEITRDVASKFNNQMGETFVLPEAKIDEEIMIIPGTDGHKMSKSRNNIINLFVDDKALRKQIMTIQTDSTPLEEPKNPDTCNCFALYKLLATPEQTEVMRTNYLGGNYGYGHAKQALFELIVEKFETVREKYNYYINNLEEVDALLKEGAAKASIIANGVLERVREKLGY from the coding sequence ATGTCAAAAATCTTAACCGGAATTCAAAGTACAGGAACTCCACATTTAGGTAATTTATTAGGTGCGATTTTGCCTGCTATAGAAATGGCTAATAATCCTACTAATGAATCTTTTCTTTTCATTGCTGATTTACATTCAATCACGCAAATAAAAGATGGAAAAACTTTAAGAGCTAATACATATAGTGTAGCTGCAACTTGGCTTGCTTGTGGTTTAGATGTTAATAAAGTTGTTTTTTATCGTCAGTCAGATGTACCTCAAACAACGGAATTAGCTTGGTATTTAAGTTGTTTTTTTCCATACCAAAGGTTAAAATTAGCACATTCTTTCAAAGATAAAGCCGATAGATTAGAAGATGTAAATGCGGGTTTATTTACTTATCCTATGTTAATGGCTGCGGATATTTTATTATATGATGCGGAACTAGTTCCAGTAGGAAAAGATCAAGAACAACATTTAGAAATAACTAGAGATGTTGCGTCAAAATTTAATAATCAAATGGGAGAAACTTTTGTTCTGCCAGAAGCTAAGATTGATGAAGAGATAATGATTATACCTGGTACAGACGGACATAAAATGAGCAAGTCTAGAAACAATATAATTAATTTGTTTGTTGATGATAAAGCTTTACGCAAACAAATAATGACTATTCAAACGGACAGTACACCATTAGAAGAACCTAAAAATCCAGATACGTGTAATTGCTTTGCTTTATATAAACTACTAGCAACTCCTGAACAAACTGAGGTAATGCGTACTAATTATTTAGGAGGAAATTACGGTTACGGTCACGCAAAACAAGCGTTGTTTGAATTGATAGTTGAAAAATTCGAAACAGTAAGAGAGAAATACAATTACTATATCAACAATCTAGAAGAAGTAGACGCTTTACTTAAAGAAGGAGCAGCAAAAGCAAGTATAATAGCTAATGGTGTTTTAGAAAGAGTGAGAGAGAAGTTAGGGTATTAA
- a CDS encoding porin family protein — MKLIFLLLLISTYSFSQITFEKGYFVNSNNEIKECFIKNYDWVNSPSKILYKDNKESEIEEIGIEEIKEFGINDKSKFIKRSITIDPVKNKTNELYPSKEYTTRNEIVLLKVIVEGKANLYKYENDTQLKYYYSISTDSIKPLIFYKYLKDNTLKTNEPYKKELYDNLKCNKFKIKDFLILRYQNNDLKNIFVDYNLCNNSKYIEYNLYDSKGKLNFTPKIGYQQNSIKATFDEVQYKESTSSPIFGLEIEYLLPFNKNKFSLILDPTFTTIKYNKSINQYVGYNDMYKIDIKDTFTYSSISIPIGIRYNFFLLNPNNKIYVNGGYSFELPIKNNFTSHYKSEALSLDSTYSYDLSSHGSLMIGTGVRIKNINAELKIFPKRELFYSISKYQNLNLQSICIAIGYTI; from the coding sequence ATGAAACTTATTTTTTTACTTCTTCTCATAAGTACTTATAGTTTTTCACAAATAACTTTTGAAAAAGGTTATTTTGTAAACTCCAACAATGAAATAAAAGAATGCTTTATCAAAAATTATGATTGGGTTAATAGCCCTTCTAAAATTCTTTATAAAGACAATAAAGAAAGTGAAATCGAAGAAATTGGTATTGAAGAAATTAAAGAATTTGGTATAAATGATAAATCAAAATTTATTAAACGTTCAATCACTATTGATCCTGTAAAAAATAAGACAAATGAATTATATCCTTCCAAAGAATATACTACTAGGAACGAAATTGTTTTGCTTAAGGTAATAGTTGAAGGGAAAGCTAATTTATACAAATATGAAAATGATACCCAATTAAAATACTATTATTCTATTTCAACTGATAGTATTAAACCTCTAATTTTTTATAAATACCTTAAAGATAATACTCTTAAAACAAATGAGCCTTATAAAAAAGAATTATATGATAATTTAAAATGTAATAAATTTAAAATTAAAGATTTTTTAATTTTAAGATACCAAAATAATGATTTAAAAAACATTTTTGTGGATTATAATTTATGTAATAACTCTAAATATATTGAGTATAATTTATATGATAGTAAAGGGAAGTTAAACTTTACTCCAAAAATAGGTTATCAACAAAATAGCATAAAGGCTACTTTTGATGAAGTTCAATATAAGGAATCTACAAGCAGTCCTATATTTGGTTTAGAAATTGAATATTTACTTCCTTTTAATAAGAATAAATTTTCTTTAATTTTAGATCCAACTTTTACTACTATTAAATACAATAAATCTATTAACCAATATGTAGGTTATAATGATATGTATAAAATAGATATCAAAGATACTTTTACTTACTCAAGTATATCAATACCTATAGGAATACGTTATAACTTCTTTTTATTAAACCCTAATAATAAAATATATGTAAATGGAGGATATTCATTTGAATTACCAATTAAAAATAATTTCACATCTCATTATAAATCAGAAGCATTAAGCCTTGATTCAACATATAGTTATGATTTAAGTAGCCATGGAAGTCTAATGATTGGAACAGGTGTTAGAATTAAAAATATAAATGCAGAATTAAAAATTTTTCCAAAACGTGAATTGTTTTATAGCATTTCTAAGTACCAAAATTTAAATTTACAGTCAATTTGTATAGCAATTGGATATACTATTTAA
- a CDS encoding phosphoenolpyruvate carboxylase: protein MYSLPKLERFEQNVASKFNIYNSIFITLPFDEINNTGVLLPLFADICEHGYKKNQSPEEIFDTFVIKYLENPTEDEKTSLMFRFIQYVERQVVLFDAIEDASFDVVNNMEGRGSLRNMKERAEQRFKKDELITFLNTFKVRTVLTAHPTQFYPGSVLGIITDLTEAIKINDLNTIKELLAQLGKTPFIKKEKPTPFDEAVSIIWYLENVFYHTIGEMMQYVQKNIFKNKTSLDNDIFNLGFWPGGDRDGNPFVTTEITLKVADRLRTAILKCYYLDIRKLKRKLTFAGVEELISSIENKLYRSVFYSEGTIFISQDELANDLQLIKSLLIKKHQSLYLDEIENLISKLNVFGYHFATLDIRQNSKMHQTVFQDIINTKPELFPSNYNELDEISKINILSNIKADLNEKDFENDVTKKTLSSIKAIKSIQERNGELGCNRYIISNNENALNVIEALSLFQLTNWKNPSVDIVPLFESVEDLQKADKVMEQLYTNPIYKNHLSNRKNIQTIMLGFSDGTKDGGYLMANWGIYNAKIAISNMSRKYNINVVFFDGRGGPPARGGGKTNQFYASLGPEIENKQIQLTVQGQTISSNFGTLDSCRYNLENLLSAGANNQVFHHEENHLTTKEKEVMQKLSEISYQKYIDFKSHPKFVPYLENMSTLNYYAKTNIGSRPSKRKQSSQLNLDDLRAIPFVGSWSQLKQNVPGFFGVGTALKYFEQNEKWDDVQNLYNNSLFFKTLLENSMMALSKSFFPLTAYMKNDPEYGVFWNIIHTEYLETKRLLLKISGFTELMENYPDGKASVAMREKIVLPLLTIQQYALLKIKTLKESDNPDEKQIAVYEKIVTRSLFGNINASRNSA from the coding sequence ATGTATTCACTACCGAAACTAGAACGCTTTGAACAAAACGTAGCTTCAAAATTTAATATTTATAATAGTATTTTTATAACACTCCCTTTTGATGAAATAAATAATACTGGTGTTTTATTACCATTATTTGCAGATATCTGTGAACATGGATATAAAAAAAATCAAAGCCCAGAAGAAATTTTTGACACATTTGTCATTAAATATTTAGAAAATCCAACAGAAGACGAAAAAACAAGCTTAATGTTTCGATTTATTCAATATGTAGAAAGACAGGTTGTTTTATTTGATGCCATTGAAGATGCTTCTTTTGACGTTGTAAATAATATGGAAGGAAGAGGTTCTCTAAGAAACATGAAAGAAAGAGCTGAGCAACGTTTTAAAAAAGACGAACTCATTACTTTCTTAAATACTTTCAAAGTAAGAACTGTCTTAACTGCTCATCCTACACAGTTTTATCCTGGTTCCGTTTTAGGAATTATTACCGACTTAACTGAAGCAATTAAAATTAATGATTTAAATACAATTAAAGAACTATTAGCTCAATTAGGAAAAACGCCTTTTATAAAAAAAGAAAAACCAACTCCTTTTGATGAAGCAGTAAGTATTATTTGGTATTTAGAAAATGTATTTTATCACACTATTGGAGAAATGATGCAATATGTGCAAAAAAATATTTTTAAAAATAAAACCTCATTGGATAATGATATTTTCAATCTTGGTTTTTGGCCAGGAGGCGATAGAGACGGAAATCCTTTTGTAACTACAGAAATTACTTTAAAAGTTGCTGATAGATTGCGAACTGCTATTTTAAAATGTTATTATTTAGACATTCGAAAATTAAAACGCAAACTCACTTTTGCTGGTGTAGAAGAATTAATCAGTTCTATTGAAAATAAACTATATCGCTCTGTTTTCTATTCTGAAGGAACTATTTTTATTAGCCAAGATGAATTAGCTAACGATTTACAATTGATTAAATCACTACTAATTAAAAAACACCAATCTTTATATCTTGATGAAATAGAAAACTTGATTAGTAAACTCAATGTTTTTGGTTATCATTTTGCAACATTAGATATTAGACAAAATAGTAAAATGCATCAAACCGTTTTTCAAGATATAATTAACACAAAACCTGAATTATTTCCTTCAAACTATAATGAATTAGATGAAATTTCAAAAATCAATATTTTGTCAAATATAAAAGCTGACTTAAATGAAAAAGATTTTGAAAATGATGTTACCAAAAAAACGCTAAGTTCTATAAAAGCAATTAAATCTATTCAAGAAAGAAATGGAGAATTAGGTTGTAATCGATATATCATTAGTAATAATGAAAATGCTTTAAATGTTATAGAAGCGCTATCATTATTTCAATTAACTAATTGGAAAAATCCATCTGTTGATATTGTTCCTCTTTTTGAAAGTGTTGAAGATTTACAAAAAGCGGATAAAGTAATGGAACAATTATATACAAACCCTATTTATAAAAATCATCTAAGTAACAGAAAGAACATACAAACCATTATGTTGGGTTTTTCTGATGGAACAAAAGATGGTGGCTATTTAATGGCAAACTGGGGAATTTATAATGCAAAAATAGCTATTTCAAATATGTCACGAAAATACAATATTAACGTTGTCTTTTTTGATGGTCGTGGTGGACCACCTGCTCGTGGCGGTGGAAAAACTAACCAATTTTATGCTTCTCTTGGACCAGAAATAGAAAACAAACAAATTCAATTAACTGTACAAGGACAAACCATTAGTTCTAATTTTGGCACTCTTGACTCTTGTCGTTACAATTTAGAAAACTTATTAAGTGCTGGTGCTAACAATCAAGTATTTCATCATGAAGAAAATCATTTGACAACTAAAGAAAAAGAAGTTATGCAAAAACTTTCTGAAATTAGTTATCAAAAATATATCGATTTTAAAAGTCACCCCAAATTTGTACCCTATTTGGAAAATATGAGTACACTAAATTATTATGCGAAGACTAATATTGGAAGTCGTCCATCTAAAAGGAAACAATCATCACAATTAAATTTAGATGATTTAAGAGCAATTCCTTTTGTAGGTTCATGGAGCCAATTAAAACAAAATGTACCTGGTTTTTTTGGGGTTGGAACCGCTTTAAAGTATTTTGAACAGAATGAAAAATGGGACGATGTCCAAAACCTATACAACAACTCTCTTTTCTTCAAAACACTATTAGAAAACAGCATGATGGCTTTAAGTAAATCATTCTTCCCATTAACAGCTTACATGAAAAATGATCCAGAATATGGTGTTTTTTGGAATATAATACACACTGAATATTTAGAAACCAAACGTTTATTATTAAAAATATCAGGTTTCACAGAATTAATGGAGAACTATCCTGATGGAAAAGCCTCCGTAGCAATGCGTGAGAAAATTGTATTGCCTTTGTTAACGATTCAACAATATGCTTTATTAAAAATAAAAACTTTAAAAGAAAGTGACAATCCAGATGAAAAGCAAATTGCAGTTTATGAAAAAATCGTAACCCGATCTCTGTTTGGAAATATTAACGCTAGTAGAAATTCGGCTTAA
- the dprA gene encoding DNA-processing protein DprA, whose amino-acid sequence MLQNELYYTLALLQVEGVGDILAKKLIQQCGSAEEIFKSKNTSLARIDGVGKSLLKNLQDKTIFQKAEKELFFIEQENLTTLFYQNQNYPEKLKHCFDSPVLLFQSGNIDLTNPKIISIVGTRQITTYGNEFTKKLIEELAPLNPIIVSGFAYGVDIVSHQTAIDFKLQTIGVLAHGLNQIYPKTHKKYMAKMEENGGFLTEFWSHSKPDRENFVKRNRIVAGISEATIVIESAEKGGSLITAQIANDYNRDVFAVPGRTTDKYSQGCNNLIKTQRAHVLTSTADLIYILNWELQKKEQKTIQKQLFVTLTEEEQKIYNYLQNKENEGIDIISLDCEIPIFKTSSILLSMELKGVIRPLPGKLFEVI is encoded by the coding sequence ATGTTACAAAACGAATTATACTACACGCTTGCGTTATTGCAAGTAGAAGGAGTAGGTGATATTTTAGCCAAAAAACTCATTCAACAATGCGGTTCAGCAGAAGAAATATTCAAGTCAAAAAACACATCTCTTGCTAGAATTGATGGTGTTGGAAAATCACTACTTAAAAATCTTCAAGACAAAACTATTTTCCAAAAAGCAGAAAAAGAATTATTTTTCATTGAACAAGAAAATTTAACTACTCTTTTTTACCAAAATCAGAATTATCCTGAAAAACTAAAACATTGTTTTGATTCTCCTGTTTTACTTTTTCAATCAGGAAATATTGATTTAACCAATCCGAAAATTATAAGTATTGTTGGAACCAGACAAATTACAACATACGGAAACGAATTCACAAAAAAGCTTATTGAAGAATTAGCACCACTAAACCCTATAATAGTAAGCGGATTTGCTTATGGCGTAGATATTGTTTCACACCAAACTGCAATCGATTTTAAATTACAAACAATTGGAGTTCTAGCTCATGGTCTAAACCAAATTTATCCTAAAACACATAAAAAATACATGGCTAAAATGGAAGAAAATGGTGGTTTTCTTACCGAATTTTGGAGTCATTCAAAACCTGATAGAGAAAATTTTGTTAAACGAAATAGAATTGTAGCAGGCATAAGTGAAGCTACAATTGTTATTGAAAGTGCCGAAAAAGGAGGTTCTTTAATAACAGCACAAATTGCTAATGACTATAACAGAGACGTTTTTGCCGTTCCAGGTAGAACAACCGATAAGTATAGTCAAGGATGCAATAATCTCATCAAAACACAACGAGCTCATGTTCTAACATCTACTGCTGATTTGATATATATCCTAAATTGGGAGCTTCAAAAAAAGGAACAAAAAACCATTCAAAAACAACTTTTTGTTACTTTAACAGAGGAAGAACAAAAAATTTATAACTATCTTCAAAATAAAGAAAACGAAGGAATAGATATTATTTCTTTAGATTGTGAAATACCTATTTTTAAAACATCATCTATTTTATTAAGCATGGAATTAAAAGGAGTCATTCGTCCTTTACCAGGAAAATTATTTGAAGTTATTTAA
- a CDS encoding DinB family protein yields MKSFLLILTLFSITANAQEEPISAFLEKWKNSKEYLLEMAKAMPEENYSYKPTEREMTFGDQLLHIKSNMDWLSLTYFSTIKKEKGEKKELSKEEIIMQLETSFNTVYKIIEQTPKEELKEIVDFFAGPKTKLQILNLLQDHVTHHRGQLIVYLNLNNIKPPKYVGW; encoded by the coding sequence ATGAAATCTTTCTTATTAATCCTAACTTTATTTTCAATAACAGCTAACGCTCAAGAAGAACCTATAAGTGCTTTTCTTGAGAAATGGAAAAATTCAAAAGAATATCTCTTGGAAATGGCTAAAGCAATGCCAGAAGAAAACTACAGTTACAAACCCACAGAAAGAGAAATGACTTTTGGAGATCAATTATTACACATAAAAAGTAATATGGACTGGCTAAGTTTAACTTATTTTTCTACTATAAAGAAAGAAAAAGGAGAAAAAAAGGAACTCTCAAAAGAAGAGATAATTATGCAATTAGAAACTTCTTTCAATACTGTTTATAAAATAATAGAACAAACCCCAAAAGAAGAATTAAAAGAAATTGTTGATTTTTTTGCAGGTCCAAAAACTAAATTACAAATATTAAATCTATTACAAGATCATGTTACGCATCATCGCGGGCAGTTAATTGTATATCTAAATTTAAATAATATAAAACCACCTAAATATGTAGGTTGGTAA
- the hemB gene encoding porphobilinogen synthase, translated as MFPLRRNRRLRTNESMRSLVRENILTPNDFLVPLFIIEGKGIKEEIPSMPNYFRYTLDLLEKEVKELWAMGLKSVLLFVKVPDNLKDNKGTEALNHNGLMQRAIKVVKNAIPEMIVMTDVALDPYSSFGHDGVIENGIILNDISSSILAEMALSHAKAGADFVAPSDMMDGRILEMRELLEEENFTNTGIMSYSAKYASALYGPFRDALDSAPVDLVNIPKDKKTYQMDYHNREEAIRETRMDIEEGADIVMVKPGIVYLDIIRDIKNMSEVPVAAYQVSGEYAMIKAAAEKGWLDHDAIMLEQTTAFKRAGADIIASYFAKDIVRLLK; from the coding sequence ATGTTTCCACTTAGACGTAATAGAAGACTGCGAACAAATGAATCAATGAGAAGTTTAGTTCGTGAAAATATATTAACTCCTAATGATTTTTTAGTCCCATTATTTATAATAGAAGGCAAAGGAATTAAAGAAGAAATTCCATCTATGCCTAATTATTTTAGATATACTTTAGATTTACTAGAAAAAGAAGTAAAAGAACTTTGGGCAATGGGTTTAAAATCTGTTTTACTCTTTGTAAAAGTTCCCGACAATTTAAAAGACAATAAAGGTACAGAAGCTTTAAATCATAATGGGTTAATGCAACGCGCTATAAAAGTTGTTAAAAATGCTATTCCAGAAATGATTGTTATGACTGATGTTGCTTTAGATCCTTATTCTTCTTTTGGACATGATGGTGTTATTGAAAACGGAATCATTTTAAACGATATTTCTTCTTCAATTTTAGCAGAAATGGCATTATCACATGCAAAAGCGGGCGCTGATTTTGTTGCTCCAAGTGATATGATGGATGGTAGAATATTAGAAATGAGAGAATTGTTAGAAGAAGAGAACTTTACAAATACTGGAATCATGAGTTATAGTGCTAAATATGCTTCAGCTCTTTATGGACCATTTCGAGATGCATTAGATTCTGCACCTGTAGACTTAGTAAATATTCCAAAAGATAAAAAAACCTATCAAATGGATTATCACAATCGTGAAGAGGCAATAAGAGAAACTAGAATGGATATTGAAGAAGGTGCTGATATTGTAATGGTAAAGCCAGGAATTGTTTACTTAGATATAATTCGAGATATAAAAAACATGTCAGAAGTTCCTGTTGCTGCTTATCAGGTTTCTGGAGAATATGCTATGATAAAAGCAGCCGCAGAAAAAGGTTGGTTAGATCATGATGCTATTATGCTAGAACAAACCACTGCGTTTAAAAGAGCTGGTGCAGATATCATTGCTAGTTATTTTGCAAAAGACATTGTTCGTCTACTAAAGTAA
- the hemF gene encoding oxygen-dependent coproporphyrinogen oxidase: MKDKFYAYIQNLQDQICKGLEKIDGKAYFKEDLWSRPEGGGGRTRVIENGNVFEKGGVNISAVHGKLPDSMQKLFNVGEADFFACGLSLVIHPKSPMVPTVHANWRYFEMYDNNGNVINSWFGGGQDLTPYYLFEEDAKHFHQTCKTACDKHNPEFYSKYKKQCDNYFWNAHRNEARGIGGLFFDYCKETEEMKMEDWYNFVTEVGNSFLSAYLPIVEKRKDLSYTDVQKNWQEIRRGRYVEFNLVHDKGTLFGLKTNGRIESILMSLPPHVQWVYDHHPEEESEEEKLIKILKEPINWV; this comes from the coding sequence TTGAAAGATAAATTTTACGCATACATACAAAATTTACAAGACCAAATCTGCAAAGGTTTGGAAAAAATTGATGGAAAAGCTTATTTCAAAGAAGACCTTTGGAGCAGACCAGAAGGTGGTGGTGGAAGAACTCGCGTTATTGAAAACGGAAATGTTTTTGAAAAAGGTGGTGTAAATATTTCCGCTGTTCATGGAAAATTACCTGATTCTATGCAAAAACTTTTCAATGTTGGCGAAGCTGATTTTTTTGCTTGTGGATTAAGCTTAGTCATTCATCCAAAAAGTCCAATGGTACCAACAGTTCATGCTAATTGGAGATATTTTGAAATGTATGATAATAATGGAAATGTAATCAATAGTTGGTTTGGTGGTGGTCAAGATTTAACGCCTTATTATTTATTTGAAGAAGATGCTAAACATTTTCATCAAACATGTAAAACAGCTTGTGACAAACACAACCCTGAATTCTATTCTAAATATAAAAAACAATGTGATAATTATTTTTGGAATGCACACCGAAATGAAGCACGTGGAATTGGTGGATTATTCTTCGACTATTGCAAAGAAACTGAAGAAATGAAAATGGAAGATTGGTACAACTTTGTTACTGAAGTTGGAAATAGTTTTTTATCTGCATATCTCCCAATTGTTGAAAAACGAAAAGATTTATCATACACAGATGTTCAAAAAAATTGGCAAGAAATTCGTCGTGGTCGTTATGTAGAATTCAATTTGGTTCATGATAAAGGAACTTTATTTGGTTTAAAAACAAATGGTCGAATTGAAAGTATTCTAATGAGTTTGCCACCACATGTGCAATGGGTTTATGACCATCATCCTGAAGAAGAAAGTGAAGAAGAAAAATTAATTAAAATATTAAAAGAGCCTATAAATTGGGTTTAA